CCTCAAGGTACTCGGCGAAGTAACGCTCCAGGCGCAGTTGGGATATTTCCTCGCCATTGACCCGCGCCACGGCGGGCCCGTTGCTGCAAAACGCGGCGGGCACCCACAGCATCAACATTACAAACACAGTGTTGAGTTTCATCTTCAGCCTCCGTCAGGGCATGGCGGCAACGGGTTTGTAAGGGGCAACCAGATAGAAGCGCTGGTCGGGCAAATCCACCGTGACCACATGGGCGCCACTCAGGCCCAGGCGCCGGCCCGGCCCGAAACTGATCAGCGGGGTCAGCCCGGTATCGAAGTCATGCAGGCCTTCGAGGGCGCTGACCAGTTTTTCGCGGCTGGCGTCGCGCCCGGCCTGCTTCATGCCTTCGCTGAGCAGCATCATTGAACTGAAGGCGCCGACTTGCAGGACCGCGTGCTCACCACCGAGTTTCTGCCGCTGGCGCAGCTGGGTCAGCGCCAGGCGCCCGGCCAGCGTCCAGTCGCTGGGCACAAACGGATAAGCCAGGAACACCCGCCTCGAAAACCCGCTGGGCACTTGCAGCAGATCACCCGCCACTTGATTCGAAGCGGCGAACAGGTACGGCACCTGCCCCGCCGTCTGCAAGCGTTCGGCGAGATGACTGAAGCCGCCGCTGCTGCCCATGTAGAACACCGAGCGCGAACCCAATGGCAGTTCGTCCTTCGCCGATTCGTAGGCTTGCAGGCGTACTTTCTGCCAGGAATTGTCTTGCAGGTATTGCGCAAGTTTTTCAGCCGCCTGCCGTTGCCCCGGTTCATTCGGGTAGGCGATCAGCGTCGGCCCTTGCAGCACGCGCAAACTGGTCGCGGCGTAATTGGCCAGGGCAATCATTTGCTCGCGCAGGCCCGGCAGCGGTTCGAAGATCTGCCGACTTACCTGGGCCGAGCCTTGCAACGACAGCGGCCCGATCAACGGCACGCCGGCCTGTTCCAGGCGCGGCGCCAGTTCCGAATCGAGCGCCGGCGCCAGCGGTGCGACCAGGGCGAACACTTGCTCCTGATCAATCAGCTGATCCAGCGCCCGCTCGGCGCTGACGCGGTCCGGACCGGGGTCGAGGATGGTCAGGCGCAACTGCCGGCCGTGGATTCCGCCCGCTTCATTGATGCGCGTCACGCAACCCTTGAGCACCGCCGCCACGGTGGCGCCCTCGTCGCGCAACGAGCCCGTGCTCGGCAACAGCGTTCCCAGGTGCAGGCTGTCGGCGCTCAGGCCCGGATCGCGGTCATCGGCCAGGCGCTTGAGGTACGCCGTGAGGTTGTGTTGATCCTTGCTCGACAGCACGAATCGGGGCATCGCCGGGTCCAGGCGATTGTTCGCCGGGTCGCGTCCCTCCTGGATCGCCCGCGCCAGCGTACCCTCGGTGTAGGCCGGGTAAGCACGGCCATTGATTTGCTGCTGACCGTACGTGCTGGAGAGCCGCGACCAGTTCAAGTCCGGCGGCCGCACCCCGCCTTCAGGTCGCCCTGAACCATCGGCACCATGGCAGTTCGCGCACGGCAGGCTGGTGGCCGGCATCAACATGCCGGTCGCGCCGATTCGGGCCATGACCGGGTCACCGCTCGCCGACACGCCCTCGCGGTACAACCGTTTGCCGGCGCTTTCACTGGGATTGAGCGGCAACGCGTAGGCGCTCAGGCTGGCACTGAAGAGAATCAACAGACTGAGCGCGAACAGTCCGGGGATGAGGGCGTTTTTCATGGCGCGCGCTCAACGACCGACCACGGGCATTGTCAGCAACTGCAAGCGCTGAGCAATGGCCGCGGCCGGGGCATCGGGACGGATTTTGCTCCAGCGTTTGTTCGCCACGTCGCCGACGATCAACTGCGTGGAATGTTGCTCAGGCGTCGGCACGATCTGGCCGATCCGGCCCAGGACCAGGTCCATCTGCGCCTTGTCGCCGGTAAGAAAAAGCCAGTGGGGCTCATCGACGCCCTGTTTCAAGGTGTAAGCCTTGAGCACCGCCGGGGTGTCCCGCAGCGGATCACTGGTAAGGGAAATAAAGGTGATGCCATCCGCCTTGTCGCCCAACACTGCGCGCACTTCCTTGAGCTTTTGGGTGATCAACGGGCAGGCGTCGTTGCAACTGGTGAAAATCACATTGAGCAGCACCACACGGTTCTGCAGCGCGTCGCTGTAGAACCGCAGGGTGTTGCCGTTCTGATCCTGCAACGGCGTGTCGGTGAACCAGGTTTTCGCATCGCGGGTGCCGCTGGCGGGTTGCGCCGCAGCATTTGCCGCCACCGCAGGCGCCGGTTCTTCGTGGCCTTCATGGGCGAACGCCACCGCACTGAAAATGCAAAAGCAAAAGCTCAGGGTGATCCAGTCGAGGAGTCTCATGGCTGATGCTCCATGGCGATGGCTGTGTGCTTGGCATGGGTGTTGCGCTCACCGCTGAGCTTCTCGACTTCACGGCTCAGCACCGCCGGGTCGGTGAAACCGTAGTAGCGGGTCCAGTGACGGTTGTTGCCATCGCCCACCAGAATCAGCGGCGCGTGGTTCTTGAAGTCGCCACTGAAACTGCCGAGCCCCTTGAGGGTTTCGTTGACCGACTGGGTGGAACCGGTCAGCCAGCTCCAGCCCGGGCCGTTCTGGAACGCGCGGGCGTAATCGTTCAGGCGTTTGGCGTCGTCACGCTGCGGGTCAATGCTGATCGACACCAGTTGCACCTCGGTGCCAACCCGTGCGCCCAGCTGTTTCTGCACCTTGCCCATGATCGATGACACCACCGGGCAGACCGTGGTGCAGCTGGTGTAGATGAAACTCATGACTACGATCTTGTTGCTGACCAGGTCTTTTTCCAGGCGCACGGTTTTGCCGTTCTGGTCCACCAGTGCCACGTCGGCGAATTTGACCTGGGCTTTCTCCGAGCTGGCGCTTTTGGCTGCGGCGTTATGCCCGGCATGCTCGTCCGCTGAGTGGGCCAGGGCCTGGTCGACGCCGACGGCCAACAGGCAGAGCGTCAGCAGTCCATGATGTGCGAATCGGTTCATGTCGATGTCCTCTTCAATGAGCAATGCCTGGGGTTACCCGAACGCTGGCAAAAGTCTGGTCGTCGAAATTCGCACCCAGGGACGCCGCACGCACGTGCAGGTACCAGGCGCCTTTTTGGTCAAGGGTGACCGGGGCTTCATAAACTCCATTGCCGACCTCCAGTGCCGCGACGAGCTGGGGCCGGGAACTCGGCGCCAGGAAGTAGCGCACCTGAACGTCTTTGACCCCGCTGCGCTGGACCTTCTGTTTGCCCTGGACGATGCGAAAGCGCACGACATAAGGGCTGCCCAAAGCGGCCGTGGTTTTGTCGAGCATGAACTCCACTTTCGGCACGCCGGCGACGGGGGCAAGCTTGTCGTTGGCCTCCACTACCGCACTGAAGCAATGGATGATGTTGGGCTGGTTGAGCAGGAACGCCACGTCGAAACGCCCCGCCGCCGGCAGCTTGATCCGCGAGCTGTACAGCCCCGGCTCGATTTCGCGCAGGCTGCGGTCGATGACCATCGCCGCCCGCGCCACTTGCCCGCGATTGGGGTAGCCGGACATCGGCGCGTTCATGCCTTCGGCGTAGAAATAGGTGGTGTTGTCCACCGGGTTGACCACGAACACCGCGTTGTCGTCCCGCGACACCGCCAGGCTCGACGCCAGCGGCAAGTCACCGGCCAACCGTGGCGGCTGCGGCCCGGCTTCGAAACCCTGGCTGATCGGCGTACGGCCTTCGCCGAGGGACGACAGGTTGATCATCGTGACTTTCGCCGACGCCAATCCGCGCACGTAGGCATAGGCCTTGGTGAACACCACTTGATAGGGTTCGGCGGACACGTCCAGTTCATGGATCAATGAATCATTGGCGGCGTCGATCACGAAGGCCTGGTTCTCCAGGGTGTTGAGCACGATGCCAAAACGCCCGTCGGCGCTGAAGCCCATGGGACCGAGGCCCTGCTTCATCTTGATCACCCGCCTTACCGACTGGTTGGCGGCATCGACCACGGTGACCGTGCCGTCCTTGCCATCCGCCACATACGCGGCGCCGGACAGCGGCGAGTACACCACCGACAACGGGTGCGAACCGGTCTTGAGTTGTTTGCTGATGGTCAATGTGGCGACATCGATGATGCTCAGGGTGCCGTCATCGCGGTTGGTGACAAAGGCGAAGCGGCTGTCTTTGCTGAAGGCGATCTCGTGGTGGCCGCTGCCGGTGGCCAGGTGTTTGAGGGTTTTCAGGCTGCGGGTATCGATCACCGTCACCCCGGATTGCTCCGCCACCGCAGCATTATTGCCGACCCACAACAGGCGCTCGTCCGGTTGCAACGCAACGCGCACCGGATTGCTGCCAGCGGCTACCGAGTCGAG
The Pseudomonas sp. MYb327 DNA segment above includes these coding regions:
- a CDS encoding ABC transporter substrate-binding protein, coding for MKNALIPGLFALSLLILFSASLSAYALPLNPSESAGKRLYREGVSASGDPVMARIGATGMLMPATSLPCANCHGADGSGRPEGGVRPPDLNWSRLSSTYGQQQINGRAYPAYTEGTLARAIQEGRDPANNRLDPAMPRFVLSSKDQHNLTAYLKRLADDRDPGLSADSLHLGTLLPSTGSLRDEGATVAAVLKGCVTRINEAGGIHGRQLRLTILDPGPDRVSAERALDQLIDQEQVFALVAPLAPALDSELAPRLEQAGVPLIGPLSLQGSAQVSRQIFEPLPGLREQMIALANYAATSLRVLQGPTLIAYPNEPGQRQAAEKLAQYLQDNSWQKVRLQAYESAKDELPLGSRSVFYMGSSGGFSHLAERLQTAGQVPYLFAASNQVAGDLLQVPSGFSRRVFLAYPFVPSDWTLAGRLALTQLRQRQKLGGEHAVLQVGAFSSMMLLSEGMKQAGRDASREKLVSALEGLHDFDTGLTPLISFGPGRRLGLSGAHVVTVDLPDQRFYLVAPYKPVAAMP
- a CDS encoding SCO family protein is translated as MRLLDWITLSFCFCIFSAVAFAHEGHEEPAPAVAANAAAQPASGTRDAKTWFTDTPLQDQNGNTLRFYSDALQNRVVLLNVIFTSCNDACPLITQKLKEVRAVLGDKADGITFISLTSDPLRDTPAVLKAYTLKQGVDEPHWLFLTGDKAQMDLVLGRIGQIVPTPEQHSTQLIVGDVANKRWSKIRPDAPAAAIAQRLQLLTMPVVGR
- a CDS encoding SCO family protein, whose product is MNRFAHHGLLTLCLLAVGVDQALAHSADEHAGHNAAAKSASSEKAQVKFADVALVDQNGKTVRLEKDLVSNKIVVMSFIYTSCTTVCPVVSSIMGKVQKQLGARVGTEVQLVSISIDPQRDDAKRLNDYARAFQNGPGWSWLTGSTQSVNETLKGLGSFSGDFKNHAPLILVGDGNNRHWTRYYGFTDPAVLSREVEKLSGERNTHAKHTAIAMEHQP
- a CDS encoding YncE family protein, yielding MNRTIKIASVALTLGAALIWVGLWRTSPTTMLSDVALPNTWSGQTLERDGVSVALEVRPLTEGGVLREGEFADVRFRVTDKASGQPLAGVAPGAWIDPETVAADQAQGREQSCKARVGVFLKSSIGARPLLDLNSYFLMVMNRDASVSVVDPSVSVGGITSTMTRIDIKQPPMDWVTPRDNKRVFVSMPTAGEVAVIDSEQFKLLDSVAAGSNPVRVALQPDERLLWVGNNAAVAEQSGVTVIDTRSLKTLKHLATGSGHHEIAFSKDSRFAFVTNRDDGTLSIIDVATLTISKQLKTGSHPLSVVYSPLSGAAYVADGKDGTVTVVDAANQSVRRVIKMKQGLGPMGFSADGRFGIVLNTLENQAFVIDAANDSLIHELDVSAEPYQVVFTKAYAYVRGLASAKVTMINLSSLGEGRTPISQGFEAGPQPPRLAGDLPLASSLAVSRDDNAVFVVNPVDNTTYFYAEGMNAPMSGYPNRGQVARAAMVIDRSLREIEPGLYSSRIKLPAAGRFDVAFLLNQPNIIHCFSAVVEANDKLAPVAGVPKVEFMLDKTTAALGSPYVVRFRIVQGKQKVQRSGVKDVQVRYFLAPSSRPQLVAALEVGNGVYEAPVTLDQKGAWYLHVRAASLGANFDDQTFASVRVTPGIAH